The Amblyomma americanum isolate KBUSLIRL-KWMA chromosome 2, ASM5285725v1, whole genome shotgun sequence genome contains the following window.
CATGCACCAAACAGCGCCCTCTGGCTGCAGCCGTGAGCCCTCTTGGTGGCGTCTTTCGGCAGGCGGACGTGGTGGCGAACCGGTTGGCACTCTTGGCACACACGTGCGCGCTGTCGTCGGTGGCCGCTGTGCAGAGGCCCTCGCTGCGCTTGTAGTAGAAGCGGGAGCGGCGAGGCCGCGCGCAGTACGTGTACCACACGGCGCCGCAGCGGTTCCCGTGAAGCTGCGTACGTCAGTGTAAGCAGCCATCATTTCTTGCATAGTCCACGCAGAGCCGAGAAGTGCGATGCCATTTCAGCTGTAGTTGTAGGTTGGCTGGCGTGACTCATAGAAGGCCGGACTTGAGCGGAACCAACTACTTTTCACTAATCTGATTGTCTCCGCAATAGTCACTACAGAAACGTTCACTAGTGCACTTGCGTATTTACGACGTTTAATCAACAAATAACAAGCTCAACGACAGCGTTTTAGCAGGTTATTTGAATGACGGTGCCTTCTCGAAATATTCACTAAAGCATAGGCAAGTTGCAATTAAGTAGTATCGATGCTGAGCTTAAAGGCTTCGTCCGAGCCTTCTGTAAACTGCGATTTCTTCAATATATTCCCTGCTATATTAGGCCAGCCCGAACACAACGCGCCGATTTATGCGAATCATTGTGTGTAAATAGTACGTTACTGCTAGTGAAATTCCTGAATTCCTCTCAAACGAAGATTTCGTAACGGGCGAACTTTTTGTGCAAAAAAACAATCAAGTTTCGGCGCCAAATACGGCACTATTGCGCGACTTTTCTGAAAAAAACGTAAACAGCATTACAATGAGCCCAAATACTTGTATCTCGTTTACACTAGCTGCACAATAGCGCGGCTGGAAAGCCCAGAGCATTTCGTCTAGTTATGTAAACCTAACATTATTAATAACAATATTAGTTAATATCATCGGGTTAGCGGCATCGATTATAAAAGCACAATATACTAAACGTAAAAGCCAACTGCAATCAGCGATAAGGCCCGCAAACCCCCGGTAAGCACTATTTTCGTCTCATACAAAGCAAAATTCCTACCAAATCAGCGACTTCTTTTCCTGAAGAGACTTCCGCACGGTTTATTGCAATACTCTAATGTTAGCTCTCTTCCTTCCTAAAATTGTTTACATCGATAGTATACAGTGGAAGGTTTTTGCACTGGGAAGAACACTCTTAAACACGTACAGCTGCGGACGTAAATAAATGGAGAACGCTATTCCGTACTAATTGCAATCACGCTTTCCCTGTCGGATATGAAGTAGTATTCCTTGTTCATGAGCAAGCGCACTTGGGTGCACTACGAGCTTTGACACACCAGAGTTCCCATTTACATTtatgcatcgcttgaaaaaaagaagaaaacagattTTTACGTTTTCTTTTGTCCCCAAGATGTCCTCACCAGAGAGCGAAAGCAGCTACTAGTGTGACTCCATCTGGAAGACCAGTAAAGCGGCTTCTTTACGCACTCACCCGGTCTCGGCGCAAACTCATTGTGCGGCGGAAACCCGAGGACCCTGCGCTGGCATCCGCGGAGACCACCGCTGTGTGCGCCACCAGGTGCTCTCCGCTGGGACCACCGTCACGCAAGGAAGACCTTGCGTATCTATAGGAGAGCTCGAGGACGACCGCCGAGGCGCTCAGCGTAAAGCCTAGAGCGAAGACGCAGAGAAAAATTCTCAGGCCCCACGAGCCCAGCTGTAGGCCGCTGGCCGCGTCGACGTCCACGCGAGCCCGGTGTTTGTGACTGCAGCGCGGCGAATGCGCCCTGGACAGGTGCGTCGAGCGAATGTCCTTTGCGACTGTTTTGGGCCTCGGTAGGAATGTCTCcgatgatgttgttgttgttgttagcctatcaaaaaatggcacatacccacactgggggatcggccgaTGGGCGcccaccttcttcttcttcttcttctcctcaagtaatatggcacatacccacgtgggggggattgtccaaggtatagggtagaatgccaatgaagcatttgcgcggggaaggaaacgtcagaagactgaatcaagataaaaaaaaattgggaaaaataaaatgaattcaagaggtatgagtcatccggaatagaatcaatctagcccttttttggacatgcgaaagaattttgtgtatagctaacaagataatcgattagttgcacttatgtaatcgtgaaggtagccgcatacactgcttaacgggaatcccttggcactcgcaccgaacgatagaagaaccttcttcttcttcttcttcttcttcttcttcttcttcttcttcttcttcttcttcttcttcttcttcttcttcttcttcttcttcttcttcttcttcttcttcttcttcttcttcttcttcttcttcttcttcttcttcttcttcttcttcttcaccccaggtacatggcacatacccacgcggggggactgGCGCCCACCATGACCGGCTCTTCTTCTGCAACCACGTGCCCGCGTGGCAGTACCTTGCTCCCCATCAGTTTCTTTTTCAACGACAGCTGCCCGTAACCTTCCTCTGCGTGGAAGGCGTAGATTGCGGACACCGGTACTGATCCTgcggcaatcatcatcatcatcatcatcaccatcagcctgaatacgcccactgcaggacaaagccctctcccatgtctcaccaataaaccctgtcatgtgccagctgcggccacattaTCCTTGAAAACTTCTTAGTCACATCCggccacataactttctgccgcctcctgctacgcttgccttcttttggaatccactccgttgcccttaaggaccagtggttatcatgCCATCgtattacattccctgcccaaggcaatttcttactcttgattttgAATAAGAATACATTAAGAATTATATCCTATATGATATGAGACAAGCAGCGGTGACGCgtgggtctaaaaactaacatgcgGAAAACCACAAAACtgttcaacagtcttgcaagggaacagcagttcacaattggtagcgaggtactggaagtggtaaaagaatacgtctacttaaggcagctAGTGACAggtgatcctgatcatgagagggaaataacaagaagaataagaataaggtGGAGCGCAAATCGTAGGTTCTTCCatatcatgaatgacagtttaccaatctCCCTCAACAGTAAGgtgtacaaaagctgtatcttaccggtactctcctacagggcagaaacgtggaggctaacgaaaagggttcagcttaagctaaggacagcgtagcgagctatggaaagaaaaatgataggtgtaacgttaatagacaggaagcgagcagagtgggtgagggaagaaatgcgggttaatgacaccctagttgaaataaagaggaagaaacggCCTTGGACAGGGCaaataatgcgaaggcaagataaccgcttgtacttaagggtaatggagtggattcctagaAAAGACAAGCGTAggggaggcagaaggttaggtgggcggatgagattaaaaagtttgcaagcGTAGGGTgcacacagctggcaaaggacatggtttaattgtagagacatgggagatgcctttgccctgcacacagggcagaaacgtggatgctaacaaacagggttcagcttaagttaaagacaacgtagcgagccatggaaagaaaaatgataggtgtaacgttaatagaccggaagccggcagagtgaatgaggggacaaacgcgggttagtgacaccctagttgaaatcaagaggaaaaaattggcttggacagggcacgtaatgcgaaggaaagataaccgcgtgttcttaacggtaacggagtggattccaagagaaggcaagcgtagggaaggcagaaggttaagtgggcggatgatattaagaagtttgcaggcatagggtggacacagctggcaaaggacaggttaattgtagagacatgatTACGCCTTTACCCTCCagagggtgtagtcaggatgatgatgatgatcaagcGTTTGcttcctgacccactctgccttaTCActtcttttaacgttacacctatcatttccctttccatagatcgctgtgttgcccttaacttaagctgatctcttttcgttagcctccacgtttctgtcccgtaggtgtgtacaggtaagatacagcttttttagacgtttctcttgaggggtattgataaactgccattcatgatctgagagaagctgccacatacgctccaccccattcttattcttcaagTTAATACCTTCTCATGATCCGCATCTGCGGCCACTACATGCCCAAAGtacacgtattcccttaccacttctagcacctcaCTAACAATTtcgaactgctgttcctttgcaaGACCGCTGAACATTACTTTTGCTTAGTGCACGTTAACTTTAGGTATTACCATTCTGCTctccctgtctaactcattgatcgtattttgcagctcatctcctgagttacttagcaaggcaatatcatcagccaATCGCAAATTACTTTGGAATTCTCCATTATGTCTTATTCCCCACTGTTCctaatccaggcctcggaacaccccCTGTTAACAGGTTGTGAAAAGCACTGGCAAGATCGTGTTCCCTTACCTGAAACacttccttattgtaattttattgctgacttcatgaaagagtatggtagctgtgcagtcattacagatatcttccagtattttcacgtaAGAATCTTCTACACTTctcattccgcaatgcctgcatgacttcAGAGGTTTCCgcggagtcaaatgctttcttgtaatcaataaAAAGTATATATAGATGTTGGTTATAACCTGCGCCTTTCTGTATAACCTCACTGATTGTGGGTATATGATATgatgtggaatatcctttatgaaagcgttcctgataatttggttgattgaagtccaaTGTTCTATTGTCcggattctattagcgattaccttgtaaataccttgtaagaATTGGACattaagctgattggtctgtaatttttcaagtccttgacgtcacctttttaagaattaagataatgttagcgttcttccaagcttctagtacgttcaaggtcataaggcattgcgtatacagagtggctagttttctagcacaatctcccctccgtccttcaagagatctgctgttacctgatcctgacCAGCTGCTTTCtacctttgcattgctcctaaggctttgtttacttcctctttttCTACTGGCGGGATGCCCCATTGCTGTGCTCTACTCCTTCACTTTTTAACGTTCTGATTGCTTTGACTACTCTATAGATTTGTATACAATTCTTCGGCTGCTTTAATtttcttatccatattgctattgACATCGCCCCTCTGTCTCCCggcgcatacatctgatttttacttatgactagttttctcttcactccTTTAGGCTACCTGTGTTCTTAAAGCATGCTAGACATTCTCCATGTTGAACTTCTTTATGTCTGCTACCTCTGCGCTCATTTATTAACTTTGAGAGCTCTGCCTGTTCTATTCTATCCATACGGTTAGACGCTTTCTTGGTTTCGCGTTTCTTAATCTGATTTTCGTCTCCTgggatagcttgccggtatcctctCGAACCACCTATCGCCTACCCTTACTGCGCACTCTGTACTTATAGCTGTGAGACATTCTTTCATTGTTCGAACTTGAAGGCCTCGCCTTCCAGGGAATGTGGTCCGCGAGCCGTGGTCTAAACTGTCGAGTGACACACCCACAGGCAGTGCCAAAAGACCGATTTATTCCGGACAAAAACAACACttcaaacgaaaaaaacacaagaaaacagCGCTACACTGTAGCATGAAGTAACTAATAAACACAGTCGCAAAGACAGTTAAAAAGAACTACACAGAAAGTACAGTAATTCGCGGATAATTCCAAGCGGCAGCGATGAGGGCTTGAAACGCTACATAaaacctggctgcttgcgtagcaGCCACTCACTGTAAAGGGCTGTTCCATCCTTGCAGATGCCCCCTCCATCTGCGCTCTTCATCCCGGTACGGTGCCGGCCCGCCGTCCGTGTACATCCTGCTGGCTCGGGCTGACCTCCGAATCCGTCACCACGATATAGCAACGCTTCCCCAAGAATCCCCTCGCGCGCTGCTTCGCTGGCCTTATCAAGCATTCCTCGCAGCGATCGCCACATCTGGAGAGGAAATGTTCGAACATGCACAGTTGGGCTGCCTGCGCGCGCACCTAGATGACTGGAAAAGAGCGCGCGAATTTCAAATGGCTAAAAAACGGGACGCGTAAAGCCCTACAAagcgatggtgacatcgaatttttgaaggcgaaggctccagcgtgcaagccgtctcGAGGGATCTTTGATGTTCGCCAGCCAACACtgcgaatggtgatcactgacgactctgAAATGGGggccgtataaatacgggcgaaCCTAGGTCACTTCCCACACAATTTCCAggtattctttttcagtggtggaatagttcgcctccgagcgtCACAAGCaccggcttgcgtatgcgattacgcgttcgagaccacccttccactgcacaaggaccacaccgaggccgatgttACTGGCGTCTGtatgcagttcagtgtcggctgactcgtcgaagtggccaaagATTGGCATAATTTGGAAAAGAGTGGGCAGGTCAccgaaggcctgttgttgctccgggccccagaagaacggttcggcatctttcTTGAGCCGGGTGAgcggctcagcgatctgggagaagttcggcacaaaacgccgataataggcacagagacccagaaagcggcgcacaccgcgcttatcggttggcacgggaaaagcagcgacggcggctgcattatcggggtcagggctgaATCGCTTAGCGCTagcgatgtggccgagaaacttcaactcctggGAAGCGAAGTGACAGTTTTCGGGCTTGAGCGAAAGACCGGTCGAACGAATTGCATCGAACACAGCGCGCCggcgcctcaggtgctcttcaaacgtggcggagaagatgactacgtcatccaggtgcaccaggcaggactgccattttagatcggcaaccacggtgtccatcatccgcaggaaggtggcaggagccgagcacaggccgaaaggaagcacccggaattcgtacagaccatccggtgtaataaatgcggtcttttcccggtcgcgttcgtccacctcgattttccaatagccactgcgtaaatctattgacgagaagtacgtggcgCGGTGTAGCCGGTCCAGAGAGTTATCAATGCGTggtagaggataaacgtctttttttggtaactttgtttaaacgtctgtaatcaacacagaactgTAGGGTTCCAACTTTTTTCGCCACTAGAACAAAAGGCGATgtccacgggctcgtcgacggctgtatcacgtggtcTTGGAGTATTTCTTGAACTTGGTGAATGGCATCCCGATTCTTTgaagagatccgataaggcggctggaataacggtcgctggtttgcgtcaactacaatgcggtgctttgtgagcggagtctgcctaaccttggacgAGGCAAAACAGTCGAAGAAAGATTCGATCATgctctcgaggcagcgtttcttatTAGACGGGAGGTtagggttcacgtcggtttttatggAAGCGGttggtgcctccactgatgccgggatttcggaGAGCGCGTGTTTTgccgcgaattcgctaagtttTTCGAAATACGCTATATATATTTTCCCAGCcaaacactggggttcagaaccaaaattaGTCACCAAAAGTTTGGTTCGCCCACTGTTTAATTCAATAATGCTGcctacacagacttgccgacccaggagCAGTGAGTTgcggtttcagcgatgccacgagctcgagtgatgttgtcgcaatctacggtaacaaacatgctggctcttgacggatcaatacgtggtcgtcacagacgcataacttagccctgcggggctcggtatcgtcgtcgacagggcttTGGGTGAACGACACGATCAGCTCCTGACGGTTGATTACGGCACCGTAATCCTGCAGGAAATCCATACCGAGTATGAGGtgtttggagcactcgggtaacacaggaAACAACCAGGGAAagacaccgcggatctggattcgcgaagtgcagacaccgatcgcagttaccacgtggccaccagctgtccggatctgcggcccagaccaaggggtcagaaccttcctcacggccgtggctaaccgtctgcttaTTACAgtaaaatcggcgccggtatccatgagtgcggtaacgtcgtggatGTCGGCGGATATTGGAATTTCGGCGGAAACCAGTCAGTTGCAGCGCGTCATCGAGGTCGTCGGGttaggtcgtcgtcggtcggagcgtcgcggcgaatcgtcggctgggggctcttgactcggtccagtaacGGTTGCCCTACACCCGGAGGACgcagtcttcagttttcccgacgtggggacgtacctctgaactggccagaggacgaCGGGCGGcctggcgatcgggactggcgtcgttGCGAGGTCGACTACTGTCCgttatcggccaggtactgctcgatgtcccatggtctttcaccgtagcgtcgccgaggtgcgtcaggtgaaacaccccttaaacccattctgcggcaggggcagtggcggaggatgtggccgggctccccgcagtagtaacagagcggccgattgctTGGCGTAcgccatacgtgcgctttgctcacggggggcctgaactcctgcggcacggagggtactgttgcgattggctcctgcagacATGGGACAGGAGCGACAGGGAGAAAGGCTCGCTCCACTGGCCCAGGAC
Protein-coding sequences here:
- the LOC144120104 gene encoding uncharacterized protein LOC144120104, which translates into the protein MKSADGGGICKDGTALYKEGYGQLSLKKKLMGSKVLPRGHVVAEEEPVMVGASPPALTTTTTSSETFLPRPKTVAKDIRSTHLSRAHSPRCSHKHRARVDVDAASGLQLGSWGLRIFLCVFALGFTLSASAVVLELSYRYARSSLRDGGPSGEHLVAHTAVVSADASAGSSGFRRTMSLRRDRLHGNRCGAVWYTYCARPRRSRFYYKRSEGLCTAATDDSAHVCAKSANRFATTSACRKTPPRGLTAAARGRCLVHAGGTT